Proteins encoded in a region of the Syntrophorhabdaceae bacterium genome:
- a CDS encoding zinc-binding dehydrogenase, with the protein MVVKVHACGICGSDIVEWYRLPRAPLVQGHEIGAEVAVAGSAVERFKAGDRVFIPPKIPCGACVYCANGHYPQCTEVKERLPGAFAEYVLVPEIFVKQGTYPLPENVTYEQSTFIEPLACAVRAQRLAGVEKERSVLIIGCGMSGLLHVKLAVAKGCKVIAVDVNPMKLRFAAKAGAAAVIDGAGDVVERLMAENGRTADVVFLCSSARQAVDEAWRCVDKGGTVVLFAVPGPEEKVVVPVNDFWMKEITIRTSYYCGPPDIVEAMTLVGSGTITVDDLVTHRLPLGDIVEGFKLVSDGRDSIKVIIKP; encoded by the coding sequence ATGGTGGTGAAGGTCCACGCCTGCGGCATCTGCGGGAGCGACATCGTCGAATGGTACCGCCTTCCGCGGGCACCCCTTGTGCAGGGCCACGAGATTGGTGCCGAGGTGGCCGTTGCTGGCTCCGCGGTCGAGAGGTTCAAGGCCGGCGACAGGGTCTTCATCCCCCCCAAGATACCCTGCGGTGCTTGTGTCTATTGTGCGAACGGCCACTATCCGCAGTGCACTGAGGTCAAAGAGAGGCTCCCCGGGGCCTTTGCCGAATATGTTCTTGTCCCCGAGATCTTCGTAAAACAGGGAACATACCCCCTGCCGGAAAATGTCACCTACGAGCAGAGCACATTTATCGAGCCCCTGGCATGCGCGGTCCGGGCGCAGCGGCTGGCCGGAGTGGAGAAGGAGCGCAGCGTTCTGATCATTGGCTGCGGAATGTCCGGGCTCCTCCATGTGAAGCTCGCCGTGGCCAAAGGATGCAAGGTCATAGCCGTCGACGTGAACCCGATGAAGTTGAGGTTCGCCGCGAAGGCAGGCGCCGCAGCCGTCATCGACGGCGCCGGGGATGTCGTCGAGAGACTGATGGCCGAAAATGGAAGAACGGCCGATGTCGTGTTTCTTTGCTCTTCTGCCCGTCAGGCCGTGGACGAGGCATGGCGATGCGTCGACAAAGGCGGCACCGTCGTTCTCTTCGCGGTTCCCGGCCCGGAAGAGAAGGTCGTGGTGCCCGTCAACGATTTCTGGATGAAGGAGATCACTATCCGCACATCCTACTACTGCGGTCCCCCTGATATCGTCGAGGCAATGACCCTCGTTGGGTCGGGCACCATAACCGTAGATGATCTCGTAACCCACCGCCTCCCCCTGGGAGAC